In Lentimicrobiaceae bacterium, a genomic segment contains:
- the porQ gene encoding type IX secretion system protein PorQ produces MKISKQIPLIITIVLLPYILSSQVGGRSDYMFLQLPTSPRISAMGGNFLSIYDGDINLALSNPSLINSSMHRKLSLNHTGHKAKTSHSFASFGYDFEKVGSFVGSVMYINYGKFDGYDEYGEPTNPFRASDWGFNIGWGRMLDSVWSIGANLKTISSSYETYKSVGIAVDVAGSYVPNPTFSSSLIFRNIGAALKNYSYYHKSTFPFEIQLAFSKKLAHTPFRYSVLLQHLQKWDLTVPEKLEMDPFTGEVREKSKFADFSDKLFRHIVIGGEFMPSKNFSIRIGYNYHRRQELKSEFRAGMSGFSFGAGFRVSRFQFNYAYAAYHLVAAQNYFNLTVDIN; encoded by the coding sequence GTGAAAATATCAAAACAAATACCATTAATAATAACGATAGTTCTGTTACCGTATATTTTAAGTTCGCAGGTTGGCGGGCGCTCCGACTATATGTTTTTGCAACTACCTACCTCGCCTCGTATATCGGCAATGGGCGGTAATTTTTTAAGCATTTACGACGGCGATATAAATCTGGCTCTTTCAAATCCATCGCTGATTAATAGCTCTATGCACCGCAAGCTATCGCTGAACCATACCGGACACAAGGCTAAAACGAGCCACAGCTTTGCCAGTTTCGGCTACGATTTTGAGAAAGTTGGCAGTTTTGTAGGTTCGGTTATGTACATAAACTACGGTAAATTCGACGGTTACGACGAATACGGCGAGCCTACAAACCCCTTTAGAGCAAGCGATTGGGGATTTAATATAGGTTGGGGAAGAATGTTGGATAGCGTTTGGAGTATAGGAGCAAACCTAAAAACAATTTCATCGTCATACGAGACGTACAAATCGGTTGGTATAGCCGTTGACGTTGCAGGTAGCTACGTGCCTAATCCAACATTCAGTTCTTCGCTTATATTCAGAAATATAGGAGCTGCTCTTAAAAATTATTCATATTACCATAAATCTACTTTTCCGTTCGAAATTCAATTGGCTTTTTCTAAAAAATTGGCTCATACGCCTTTCAGATACTCAGTTTTGCTTCAGCACTTGCAAAAGTGGGATTTGACAGTTCCCGAAAAATTGGAAATGGATCCTTTTACAGGCGAAGTAAGGGAAAAATCTAAGTTTGCTGACTTTTCTGACAAGCTTTTCAGACACATTGTTATAGGCGGAGAATTTATGCCCTCCAAAAACTTCAGCATCAGAATAGGTTACAATTACCATCGCCGACAAGAATTAAAAAGTGAGTTCAGAGCAGGTATGAGTGGTTTTTCCTTCGGAGCCGGTTTCAGAGTTTCAAGATTTCAGTTTAACTACGCCTACGCCGCATATCACTTGGTTGCTGCACAAAATTATTTTAACTTAACCGTTGATATTAATTAG
- a CDS encoding DUF721 domain-containing protein, which produces MKKKDEMTMQEALQVFIKENNFGDKLTRINVIKAWETVAGDAINKNTKDVDFKNKEIILKINTPALRQNILYSKTELIKKVNQLLGSAVVSNIRVN; this is translated from the coding sequence ATGAAAAAGAAAGACGAAATGACAATGCAAGAAGCCTTGCAAGTATTTATTAAAGAAAATAATTTTGGCGATAAGTTAACCAGAATTAATGTAATAAAAGCGTGGGAAACCGTTGCCGGCGACGCAATTAATAAAAACACAAAGGATGTTGATTTTAAAAACAAAGAAATAATTTTGAAAATAAACACTCCGGCATTGCGACAAAATATATTATACAGCAAAACAGAACTTATAAAAAAAGTAAATCAACTCTTGGGTTCAGCGGTTGTTTCAAATATCAGAGTAAATTAA